DNA sequence from the Pomacea canaliculata isolate SZHN2017 linkage group LG7, ASM307304v1, whole genome shotgun sequence genome:
ATAGGCATTTTTTGGTGTGGTTGTTCCTTCCTTGTAATTCTTTCACATACTTCCTCcgtctttcttttatattatgaccttttcttcccctttttttatcattgtcgAGTACAGGGTGTCGCGTGTGGGAAGAGTGTAGTAAGGTTTCTGGTTCTTCTAAAAGCAACTTTTACAGGCCTTGCGTGCAAAGTTGGGGAATTTGTCATTCTCCAGCAGACTAATTGGCTTCTCCGGAAACGCAGAGATGTCCAGCGGACAATCCCAGCGGCACGAAATAGTTGATGACTAGTTGCCAATCACCCTGTCTGTCACATCAGGTGGAAATAATATGGTTCCCcaataacatcttttttttaactgaccaAATTGACGTATAGTTATTTTTCTGCCTGCTGGGATCTGGAGGGGTTTGTACATCGTTGCAGAATTGGCATGAATCAGGGTTGGGCGGCCACTTTTGTATTTAGTTCGGGTGCGAAAATTTGGCGGTAGGAACAGGTATGTTTCGGAAAGATTTATGCCGGTTTGGTGGTGACGGTTGCCCTGAGAGTTATGGTACGTTGTATTCAAGTGTTGACGTGCAGCTAATTTTCCCTTCCAAAATCAGAGAAATAAGGAAACTTCGTTTTGAGCATTGAACTCCAAGTGTGCATGGTGTTTTGTAACAACTAACCCGTAGTTTATTGCGCGTGTGTTATTACTgctttttttacaataaattgCACCTTTGGATAATTGGAAGTAAAAGAACTCAAATAAGTGAATAGTAcataaaacgtattttaaagaaaggcaCTTTAGTAAAAAGAATGAATACCCTTAGCTAATACAATACAATGTTTAACTGAATTGcgttaataaataaatggagaacaaaatgtctacaaaaagaaagagcatagtatttttgtcataatatttttaaaacaaatgtgctAGCGTTTGAAGATCATAAAGAGGTTTTAAAGACAAATTAAGTGTACACAGATTGAAGAACCTTTAACATTTATACATTAGTACTTAATTTCTCAGGAAACTCTTCAACAGAAGCAACCGAAAATGATTATACCTCCATGGTTGTCCAAGAAAAAATGCGCCAACAACAAGGTGAGACATAGTGATTATAACCTTCCCAGTGAGACAGAAAGGTGCAGAAAGGTAATCCCACTTAAAATAACTTCCATTTTTAGCACAAAAGCACATCGAGTCTTCCACAATAAAAGTtattctcattctttttctttatccagAGAGACTGTGGACAAAGTAACTCGCACGTCTCTCTAACACaaattcaaaaagaagaaaatattatacGAAATATTTAACTTGCATCCTAGAAACATACGCTGACTGTAACTgctgtaaatgaaaatattgtgacttctttaacatcacttttatcttctttaatgACTATTGTAATAGTTAACTGAAATTGAAATTTTCTCTCGATAGGTCCAcatgttgtttacaaaaaagaaaaatgcatgttCTTAAATTcgctgaaagaaaaacatatatcAAAATACTAACTTTACTTAAAgtatgaaaaactgaaaagtgtAAGTCGGGAAAAACGCGATGGACTTTTGTGTAGGAAATATCAGATAgcaacttaaagaaaaaaaaaacaaaaaaaaaaaaacaacatccgAAGCAGCAATAACCTCCACTAGTTAGATTCTGTACTTAGTAGGATAATGAATGATGATAGGTGATGCATTATTTTCGAATTTTTTACAGGTGTGAAGACTGATGTTGCTGAAGTCGCAAATGTTGGTGCATCAGCAGAGATAATGGTAAACATTCAGCTTGTTTCAGAAGGTGTTACACGGTCACTAATAGCGTTTTGCTTAATGTTTAATCCAGTCTACTGTGCATCGGATAGGTCACCCTGAAATTGTAGTACAAGAATATTTTGACATCATcctgtctgaaaataaaaccGAAACGTAGATATGACTACTTAAGTAAATCTGTCAACCATTAAAATATCGTTAACTTATTTATGGTTGCAATATTTAActaaaagtgaaacaaaaaaagacaatattttatgaGTGGTTGAAACTAGCAGTTTGTTTCCTTGGCAGCACATTAACTCTTTGACaatttatattcttgtttattatttttatgcacaGTACACTTTTGAGGCTAAAACAGACTCACATTAATCGTATGATCTGTacgtttttttccttttatttatttttttgtgtgtgtgttttgttgttctgCGTGCTTTTCTTGATAAGACTGACTTCATTTCCGTTCGCATTTaacaagtaatattttaatggtTCGCTCTACACTAGTGACCAACACATGGTGTGGTGACTAAATTGATCAGACGTGTTTAATTATCTTTCTAATGAGCACTTAAGTGATAATGTTTGACTAAACTTCATTAGATAGTTTTGTTTCCATTGCATACTCGTAATGAGCGAATATCAAAACAATTTCATCTGCATAATCTCTGTCGAAATGGATTGATAACACATAGAACACGctgaaaaatcaaattaatgGATTCTTATACTTCTAGCTAAAACCatctaatttaaaatatttgtaatatgaGTTTGTGACCTTCTAATATTTGAAACATGTGGACTAACTTTGCCTTAACAAGAAAGTTGactgatttttatatttgatgatCACAAACAATACCAAGACAAGTAATGCAGAATGTAAGCAAATTTGcaacttgtttatttacaagCGTTGAGAAACACTGATAGTTATTATCTGATTTTATCTCACTTATAACAGGAGGCTTCGTCTATATGCCGCCATAAACGTTCAGATGGGTTGATTTACGGAGACCTGGACTTTACAACCACCAGTGTTAGTGATACAGTCAATGGCACCATGTTGGAGACTGAGTACGCTGCACTCAACTTCAATGCCATTGTTCCTCCACCACGTGACTAAAACAAAGGaccaataaaaaagaaatagaagaaaaaatatttttaaagaaggtttaaaattgatatcaagaatatttaacatttttgttatttagatGAAAGAAGTGTTTTACTTTTAGCAGAAGTCACTTTGAATACAAATTTACTTTTCCTGTATGTTCAATTGAAAACGCAACAGGATGGCCATATAGTTAACTGATGATGTTGCTAACATATCTAGTACGAATGATTTAATGGGACAAATCATGACTGGTAAAACAAATCACTCTTGGTGTAAATAGTTTTGGTTAGACAATTattcaaacttttctttggaAGTTAAGTCAGTGTATAGAATAACTTTCCATCTTTAAATGTGTCCACTGGATATTGCATTTTGAAATGAATAGTTAAATaagaattattaataaattatttctgaaatgttttctatatatacatatcagtTCCTCTATGGACAATGAATATCAACAGTTAAGGACGTTTTCTATTTTACACATAAGGCTAGAGCTAGATAAAGTGTGGACTTATCAGCTACTTTCACAGCAAATAGCTTATTGCAAGCTGCTTAAAGGAGTTGTTAAATCTTCCCGATGTGGGAAAAACTGACAAAATGACCGAGATTTGCCGTACAGAAGGTTTTGAGTATATGTTAGAAAATTTAGTgaatactttattattattatctcgcacagctgtttgtgtgtatatttatattcaaagaaagattttgacTTGATAGTctactacatacacacacgcatgtatgTGCGGGTGGATGTATAATTATTTAGACCAAACAGATAAGGAAGTATGAGTTGACAAATATCTGTACTGTTAAAATTCTATAAACTCGAGTTTATACCGCCCTTGTCCTGTATAGCAAATacctacaattatttttttttaaatcaggttTTGAATTTCCAATGATGTTGGGATTCCACTATTagcacagtttttaaaatataagaaactGGGTATCAATTTAACTTTCTGGTGTGATAGCTACACCATCTGCATAAACATGGTCAAgactttttactttaaatatttaagtttaGGAGTGTCTACTTTCAGTATGGGATTATATCAAGACATCTACTAGACTTAAAGAATTAGCTCTACGGATATCTGTTCCTATTTCAGTTCTAAGAACGGATGACATACGTAGCTGGGGTGTGTGGTTCATACCCGGACTAGTCAGTAATCCATCCTAATCTTAATGCTCAATCCTACTTCTGATGGAAGGAGTTTTCCTCACTTCGATAAACGAGAGAAAACTAAACGAATATTATTCACAAATGTTATTTCGCCAATATGATGGTTTCATAAActtataaaatgtgttatttgtcttctttgacctgtctttgtattgttttcaaGATATAGCTGTAATTAATTCTCT
Encoded proteins:
- the LOC112569590 gene encoding uncharacterized protein LOC112569590, producing MFTRNSSTEATENDYTSMVVQEKMRQQQGVKTDVAEVANVGASAEIMEASSICRHKRSDGLIYGDLDFTTTSVSDTVNGTMLETEYAALNFNAIVPPPRD